The Sorangiineae bacterium MSr11367 genome window below encodes:
- a CDS encoding cytochrome c, producing the protein MKHSMGIVAAFVLAACSGDDDGGVTTLTLVPVTWNPSSIETGQVQAVAEYDTTVAVFGAVGVTTFVSGSVVGTDTTVTAWRSAGVIPSASGLGTWIVGVDGQGKLQRVLGHDGVENVSDRFGLVSDKVAGLAGSERATGFLLEQGLATSDGATVRHYAAPALRAVASAAGRVAIAADDGVRIITPAQESSQETVALADAAFVAYDAAGALFSATHHAVYRLDGGAMRSVYDAGARTIRGLASSGANVWFAVDGELALVKDGHVSISSGLALRAPGDVQLAGSPSGDVWVVAGGQLLRYAAGAGGTDDEAAWSANVQPIYATVCSHCHSAPGTGKDASNVDLSSYALWSARRAAVYQRVVAQAGTPAAMPPSGSGFTLTDAQRAAIEAWSKP; encoded by the coding sequence GTGAAGCATTCGATGGGGATCGTGGCGGCATTCGTTCTCGCCGCATGCTCGGGGGATGACGACGGCGGTGTGACGACGCTCACGCTCGTGCCCGTGACGTGGAATCCGTCGAGCATCGAGACGGGGCAGGTGCAGGCGGTGGCCGAGTACGACACCACGGTGGCCGTGTTCGGCGCCGTCGGGGTCACCACGTTCGTCAGCGGCTCGGTGGTGGGGACGGACACCACGGTCACTGCATGGCGCTCCGCGGGCGTGATCCCATCGGCCTCGGGGCTCGGCACGTGGATCGTCGGCGTCGATGGGCAAGGAAAGCTGCAACGCGTGCTCGGGCACGACGGCGTGGAGAACGTGTCGGATCGATTCGGCTTGGTATCCGACAAAGTCGCGGGTCTCGCGGGAAGCGAGCGGGCCACCGGCTTTCTCCTCGAGCAAGGCCTTGCGACCAGCGATGGCGCCACGGTGCGGCACTACGCGGCGCCGGCCCTTCGTGCGGTGGCCTCGGCGGCGGGGCGTGTGGCCATTGCGGCCGACGATGGCGTGCGCATCATCACGCCCGCGCAGGAGTCTTCGCAAGAGACCGTCGCACTTGCCGATGCGGCGTTCGTGGCCTACGACGCGGCGGGTGCGCTGTTTTCCGCGACGCACCACGCGGTGTATCGATTGGACGGCGGCGCCATGCGCTCGGTGTACGACGCGGGGGCGCGCACGATCCGCGGGCTTGCCTCGTCCGGTGCCAACGTGTGGTTTGCCGTGGATGGGGAGCTGGCGCTCGTCAAGGATGGCCATGTGTCGATCTCCTCGGGGTTGGCTCTCCGTGCTCCCGGCGATGTGCAGTTGGCCGGATCGCCGTCGGGTGACGTTTGGGTGGTCGCGGGTGGCCAGCTGCTTCGATATGCCGCCGGGGCAGGGGGCACGGACGACGAGGCCGCGTGGTCGGCGAATGTCCAACCGATCTACGCGACGGTGTGCAGCCATTGCCATAGCGCGCCGGGAACGGGAAAAGACGCGTCCAACGTGGACCTTTCGAGTTATGCGCTCTGGAGTGCGCGGCGTGCAGCGGTCTACCAGCGCGTGGTCGCGCAGGCGGGGACCCCTGCGGCGATGCCGCCGTCCGGATCGGGCTTCACCCTGACCGACGCCCAGAGGGCCGCCATCGAGGCGTGGAGTAAGCCGTGA
- a CDS encoding sigma 54-interacting transcriptional regulator, whose protein sequence is MPNDEGASTVLQSRPRGPFTATATFRLRVVEGPDAGREFVLDGTQPSRVLVGTSPACAFRLGDRQISRRHAAIDVTPEGLRLTDLGSTNGTWANGVCIFDVRLRGGEVIRLGGNVLHVDVVAMPAEHPIAPAMRFGRLVGASPEMRRLYPLCERLSATDVPLVIEGETGTGKELLAESIHEESAREKGPFVVFDCTTVASNLLESTLFGHERGAFTGAISARRGVFELAHTGTLLIDEIGDLDIALQAKLLRAIERSEVQRVGAEKFVRVDVRVMAATRRDLDKEVQAGRFRDDLFYRLAVARIELPPLRERRGDVQVLGRYFWEQLGGTDKPIPDDLLRRFEEYAWPGNVRELHNAVARRLALGDLAEMRPSVPPSPAAAPPEGDALRETLAMDLPFPEARHRVMNAFERAYVERVLAKHGGNVVRAAAASGIARRYFYVIKSRQEKE, encoded by the coding sequence ATGCCCAACGACGAGGGCGCGTCGACCGTTCTGCAATCCCGGCCGCGGGGGCCATTCACCGCGACGGCCACGTTTCGTCTGCGGGTCGTCGAGGGACCCGACGCCGGTCGAGAGTTCGTGCTCGATGGGACGCAGCCGTCGCGCGTGCTCGTGGGAACGAGCCCGGCGTGCGCCTTCCGCCTCGGCGACCGGCAGATCTCGCGCCGGCATGCGGCCATCGACGTCACGCCCGAGGGCCTCCGCCTCACGGACCTGGGGTCCACGAACGGCACGTGGGCCAACGGCGTGTGCATCTTCGACGTGCGGCTCCGCGGCGGCGAAGTCATTCGTCTCGGCGGCAACGTGCTCCACGTCGACGTGGTGGCGATGCCGGCCGAGCACCCCATCGCCCCCGCGATGCGCTTTGGACGCCTCGTGGGGGCCAGCCCGGAGATGCGCCGCCTCTACCCACTCTGCGAGCGGCTCTCCGCGACTGATGTGCCATTGGTCATCGAAGGCGAAACCGGCACCGGCAAGGAGCTGCTCGCCGAATCGATCCACGAGGAGAGTGCCCGCGAGAAGGGCCCTTTCGTCGTCTTCGACTGCACGACGGTGGCGAGCAACCTGCTCGAGTCCACCCTGTTCGGGCACGAGCGCGGCGCCTTCACCGGGGCCATCTCCGCGCGCCGCGGCGTCTTCGAGCTCGCGCACACGGGCACGCTGCTCATCGACGAGATCGGCGATTTGGACATCGCACTCCAGGCCAAGCTGCTGCGCGCCATCGAACGAAGCGAAGTGCAACGCGTGGGCGCCGAGAAGTTCGTCCGGGTCGACGTGCGCGTGATGGCCGCTACCCGGCGCGACCTCGACAAGGAAGTCCAGGCGGGCCGCTTTCGCGACGACCTGTTCTACCGGCTCGCCGTGGCCCGTATCGAGCTGCCGCCGCTGCGCGAGCGCCGTGGCGACGTGCAGGTGCTCGGTCGCTACTTCTGGGAGCAACTCGGTGGAACGGACAAGCCGATCCCCGACGACCTTTTGCGCCGCTTCGAGGAGTATGCCTGGCCGGGCAACGTGCGCGAGCTTCACAACGCCGTCGCGCGGCGCCTTGCGCTGGGCGACCTCGCGGAGATGCGACCCTCCGTCCCGCCTTCGCCTGCCGCGGCCCCGCCCGAAGGGGACGCGCTCCGCGAGACGCTGGCCATGGACCTGCCCTTTCCCGAGGCGCGCCACCGGGTCATGAACGCGTTCGAGCGCGCCTACGTCGAGCGCGTGCTGGCGAAGCATGGCGGTAACGTGGTGCGGGCGGCGGCGGCCTCCGGGATTGCGCGGCGCTATTTTTATGTCATCAAGTCTCGCCAAGAAAAAGAATGA